The following is a genomic window from Vibrio cyclitrophicus.
AAAAAGCAGTTGTAGTATTCAGTGGTGGTCAAGACTCAACTACATGTCTTGTTCAGGCACTAACAGAGTATGATGAAGTTCATGCGATTACTTTTGATTATGGTCAGCGCCATAAGTTAGAGATCGAAGTCGCTCAGTCATTATCGAAAGAGCTTGGTGTGAAAGCGCATAAAGTGATGGATGTGACGCTGCTAAATGAGTTGGCTATTAGCTCTCTGACTCGTGACGATATCCCTGTATCACATGAGCTACAAGAGAATGGATTGCCGAACTCTTTTGTTCCTGGTCGTAATATTCTGTTCTTAACATTGGCGGGTATTTATGCATACCAGATCGGAGCTGAAACTGTGATTACTGGTGTGTGTGAAACAGATTTCTCTGGCTATCCTGATTGCCGTAATGATTTTGTAAAAGCGATGAATTCTGCGCTTGTGCAAGGCATGGATAAGAAGCTTGATATCAAAACACCACTGATGTGGCTGAACAAAGCTGAAACATGGGCGTTGGCAGATCAGTACTTAGCTCTCGAACTTGTTAGAAACAAAACACTAACCTGCTACAACGGTATTATAGGTGATGGCTGTGGTGATTGCCCAGCATGTGAACTACGAAAGGCCGGCCTTAACGATTACTTAGTTGACCGTCAAAGTATTATGACTGAGTTGGTTCGTAAACAGACTGAGTATAAATAGCTTCAGGTATGTCAATTGGTTCGTTATAAGCGTCAATGATACAGTTTCGACCATTACTCTTTGCTTGATACAATGCTTGGTCAAGAACAGAGTAGAGAGCATCAAAGTCACTTAGTGCGTTTGAGGTTGCTAGATAAGCAAAACTCGCGGTTACATTAAGTGGCTTTTTGCTTTCTGACAGGAAAATACTGTTTGATATAGCATAATGCAGTTCTTCAACGCGTTCACGGACCTCAGACGGCTTGGTATCGGTCAGCATAATAAGAAATTCTTCGCCGCCCAAACGTCCAAATAACTCACCTTTTACTAAATGCTTTCTTATTTGGTTACTGACATGAACAAGTGCTATGTCACCCGTTGGGTGGCCATGCTCATCATTAATCTCTTTAAATTTATCTAAATCCAGTAAAACGAGTACGTGTTGTTTTTTGTTTTTTTGGCAATGTCTAACTCGCTTGATCCTGCGTATTATTTCGGTCCTGTTGTAAGCTTTGGTCATTGCGTCAATCGCGGCTCTCGCTCGGATGGTCTTGTTTGCCAATACCGTAAAGCTGGCAGCGCAGAGTAATACAAACATGATGATGTTGTACATCCACCTTTGGTGCTCCATCTTTTCAATTCGAAGGCGATCGAGTTTTGTCTGGTGTGTTAGGAAAGAATTCTTCAGTTCTTGCTCATATTTGGCATGAGTAAGGTCAAGAGCCTCAAAAGCTAACCTGTTATCAATGTCTCTGGCCTTTAATTGTATTGCTGAGTGTCTCTGATAGTAATAAAAAGCCTGTTGGTAACCATTGAGTGACTGGTGAATATCAGAAAGCTGAAGAAGAGCTTGGGCGACGTATTTAAGTCTTGTGACCTGCTCAGCTAACTCCAACGCTTGCTGTGCGTAGTTTAGCGCTTCAGTTGTCAGCTGTTGTTCTTCGAACATGTCACTTAATGCCAAATAAGCGTTGATACGAATAACGTTATTGTTAAGTTCATTAGAGGCAGAAAGAGACTCAACCAAATAGGTTTTTGCTAACTCATAATCATGTGTTTGTGTGTAGGCTTTTCCCAAGCCTAAGTTTGTCAAAGCGATGCCATAGTTATGGGGAGATGCGCTTAGCATTGTCCTCGCTTTTTGAAAGTGCTTAATTGCTAGGTTACTTTGGCTTTGACTTAAATACAGTTCGGCTAAGCTATGGTGCACTTGAGCTTTCATTAGAGCATAAGTATCGGCTCTTAGTATGAGTGCTTCTTTGAGGTATTGTTCTGATTTTTCATATTGTTTTAGTTCTTTGAGCAGATTGCCAACATCGTTATAAATGCCCGATATATCATGCCCTTGTGGGAATACTTTGATCAAAGACAGGTAAGTATTTAACGCTGCTTGATAGTCACTACGAAAATGGTGGTTGTTGGCGATGACTCGATATGTCACGAATTTGGGTAATACTGGGTCAACGAGGTTTTGAAAATCGCTCTGAAGTGCAGAACAGTAATAGTTAGCTTGGTGATATTTGGCTTGTTCATTGAGAGAGCGACACAGTTGGTACTTCAACAGTGCACGCCCCGTTATATCATTGCGTGATTGCATCTTAGTGAGTAGCGTCAAAAAGCCCTGTTGAGCGTCTTCGTAGTGACCTTGTCTGTCTTTTACTAACGCTGAAATGAACGCTTTTTCTATTGCTTGATATTCACTGTTGTTTGAAGCAATACCATAAAATGGTTGTGAGCGATGACTCATGTATTCGTACAATAATGAAGAAAGGTATAGCTTATCTCCATAGTGATTTAAGCTCGTATAACGTGTTTGCAGCATGTTCAGTGCGCGGGAAGGGGAACGAGTTAAAGTGGATAAATAGAGAGCATTCCAGTCAGCGTTGGGAGTAGAATCAAGATTTATGTTTGAGTCACTGACGGGGAAGCTGTTATGGCGATCTAATGTAGGTACTTGGCCATAAGAATAGAAGCTGGTTAAAAGCAGAAAAGTAATAAAGACGGAGTGAATCACGAGGAACTATCAATCAGATAAAGAACGACATTCTATTATTAGTTTGAGGTTGCTTCAATTTTTGAATGATACTTACAGTGATTTATGCGAGTTGTATCTCTGATTTGTTGATGGTTATCAGGGTAATAGCGGTCGTACTTATTCGCACGACCGCTATTGGAAATTAAATGTACAATTTCGCTAGATCAGAAGGTTCAAGCTCTTTGCCTTCTAATGTTGCATTCCAGTTCGTACCAACAAGAACGCCGTCTTCAGCAAGAGTCAGTAGCCAGTCTTCTACAAAGATATCTAGTGGGATTTCTAATACTTCAAAATCAGCCCACTCTTCAACGTTGTGAGTCTGAGCATCTTCTTTTGAAGACCAAAATGGCATCACTTCGCTGCTTTCGAATTCACTTGAGTCACATGCTAGCCAACCTTCTTCGTTACGAAGGCCCCATACAAGTTTAGTTTCTTGTGTTTCAGAAACGAAAAGTTCTAGATTTGCTTGAGTATCAGCGGTTAGTTTGCTCATGGATTAATTCTCTATGTTGATAACGTGACAAGATTAACATTATAGACGGCTTAGGTATATGCTATTTAAGGAATTATAAGCGTACTGAAACGCTACCTAAAGATAACGTTTCAGATGAGGCATAACTAAGAGTGGTTACTTTCCAATTTTTGTAAAAATATGCCATTCTTCTTTGATGTTGCCTTTGAATCCGGCGACAGAAGCGACAACTTTTCTATTGAGCGCATGGTTGATTTTGGTTCCCTCTTCATTAGAAACGGTATCCCCGTAGCCAACGATTGTCACTCTAGATGGTTGTATACCATTACTTATTAGGGCTCGCCTTACATTTGATGCTCGTTCTTTCGATAAGTCTAAGTTGTGAGCCGCGTTTCCGACTTTACTCGCGTAGCCTTGTAGACGAATGGTTGTGCTTTCATACCGCTTTAAAAACGCGGCCATTTGACGAATTTGGCCAAGAAAAACAGGATTGATTTCTGTTGAATTGTTGGCAAATAAGATGTGAAGTTCTTTCTGTTCCGTTGACTCGAAATAAGAGCCGCAGCCGTCATTATCGATTTCAGCGCCAATCTGTGTATCAACACATAAATCACGGGCGTTGATAACACCATCATTGTCGTCGTCTTCTAGATCGTAACTTTGTACGCTCTCTGGGAGCGCTCGATACTCGAACTCTTCATCGTTTGTTTCAGCTAAAATGTTGGCAGAAGCAACCAATAGACAGAGTGGAAATACAGCTTTTAGCAGCTTCATTAATATTCTACCTTTTCATTCCATTCTTGGGGGATATCGACACGTAAACCTGTCAGTAAATTACCGGTTGCGTTCATGACCCGGTATTTAGCATATTGTTCATCGTACTTGGCATCTAAATAGCCTTTACGAGCTTCAAAGAGCTCATTTTCAGTGTTAAGTAAATCGAGAAGTGTTCGTTTACCGATGCGGTATTGCTTCTCGTAAGAGATAACCGTATCTGATGCTGAGTCTACGTGATCTGATAAGAACTCTTTCTGTTGTACGGTTAAATCAAGTGCGCTCCATGACAAGCGTAGGCTCTCTTCTACATTACGATATGTACTTTCACGCAGATCTTTGGCCTTATTTAATTGGTAAGCAGCACTTTCAGCGCGGTCTTGATCAGCGCCGCCGTTATACAAGTTATATCTCAAGCGGACCATTGCGGAAAATTCGTCACTACTCCCTTCGTTGCCACCTGCGTCATCACGCCAGGTTTGCGCGGCTTCGAAAGAAACAGTCGGATAATTTGAACTTTTAGACTGTTTATATTGGAATTTAGCGGAGTCCACATCGGCTTGTGCAATTTTAATAACAGGATGTTGGTTGAAAGCTTTCGCAAGAGCGCCATCTACGGTGTAAGGAATTGCTCCAGTGTCTGCTCGCGGAAACACTAACCCCAAAGGTGACTGTCCAACAATACGTTTAAATTGAGTATGCGTATCAAACAAATTATTTTGTGCTGCGAGCAAGTTACCATGAGCTTTCGCAATACGAGCTTCTACTTGGGACATATCTGCTGTAGAGCCAATGCCAGATTCGACACGTTTTCGAATATCTCTATAGATATCCTTGTGTGTTGCCAGGTTGTTTTCAGACAGGGTGAGGACTTCATAAGCTTTCACTGCATCAAGGTATACTTTGGTGACCTCGAGAGCGATATCTTGGGCGTTGGAGAGTAATTGGTAACGAACAGATTCTGCATCAGCCGCGGTACGATCAATATCGTTGGAAGTATTTGCTCCATCCCAAATTAACTGAGTCAAAGTAATCGTCGCTTCTTTACGCGTCAGATCTGTTGAATTTGTATTGGTCACTAGATCGGTATGCTCATAACCAATCCCACCATCTAGATCTATACTTGGACGATAAGCACCGCCAGAAGCATCGTTAACGTAACGTTTACTTACGTACTCATTATAAGCACTTTTAATTTCAGGATTGCTTTCCAACGTAAAAGCGACGGCTTGCTCAAGAGTTTGTGCCGCAGCTGGAAAGGTCATTGCTATAGCTAGCCCTAAGGTCGTCGTTTGAATCCTATTCAATTTGCATCTCTCCAAAATGAGTCACACCTGAGTCTTAATTTTGCACGATGATATACAAAATTCAGATGAACCGCCAAAAAAATTACGATCGCTACAACTGGCGCTCGCAAATGGTTGTAAATTTGTTAACCGATCACTGTGCGTATTGTGATGTTTTAATGCACTTAGAACACCTATTAATATGTCAATTATTTTTCGTTAGCACAATAACTTATATCAAATTTAAGAGCGCT
Proteins encoded in this region:
- a CDS encoding DUF2750 domain-containing protein, whose translation is MSKLTADTQANLELFVSETQETKLVWGLRNEEGWLACDSSEFESSEVMPFWSSKEDAQTHNVEEWADFEVLEIPLDIFVEDWLLTLAEDGVLVGTNWNATLEGKELEPSDLAKLYI
- the queC gene encoding 7-cyano-7-deazaguanine synthase QueC, translating into MKKAVVVFSGGQDSTTCLVQALTEYDEVHAITFDYGQRHKLEIEVAQSLSKELGVKAHKVMDVTLLNELAISSLTRDDIPVSHELQENGLPNSFVPGRNILFLTLAGIYAYQIGAETVITGVCETDFSGYPDCRNDFVKAMNSALVQGMDKKLDIKTPLMWLNKAETWALADQYLALELVRNKTLTCYNGIIGDGCGDCPACELRKAGLNDYLVDRQSIMTELVRKQTEYK
- a CDS encoding tetratricopeptide repeat-containing diguanylate cyclase encodes the protein MIHSVFITFLLLTSFYSYGQVPTLDRHNSFPVSDSNINLDSTPNADWNALYLSTLTRSPSRALNMLQTRYTSLNHYGDKLYLSSLLYEYMSHRSQPFYGIASNNSEYQAIEKAFISALVKDRQGHYEDAQQGFLTLLTKMQSRNDITGRALLKYQLCRSLNEQAKYHQANYYCSALQSDFQNLVDPVLPKFVTYRVIANNHHFRSDYQAALNTYLSLIKVFPQGHDISGIYNDVGNLLKELKQYEKSEQYLKEALILRADTYALMKAQVHHSLAELYLSQSQSNLAIKHFQKARTMLSASPHNYGIALTNLGLGKAYTQTHDYELAKTYLVESLSASNELNNNVIRINAYLALSDMFEEQQLTTEALNYAQQALELAEQVTRLKYVAQALLQLSDIHQSLNGYQQAFYYYQRHSAIQLKARDIDNRLAFEALDLTHAKYEQELKNSFLTHQTKLDRLRIEKMEHQRWMYNIIMFVLLCAASFTVLANKTIRARAAIDAMTKAYNRTEIIRRIKRVRHCQKNKKQHVLVLLDLDKFKEINDEHGHPTGDIALVHVSNQIRKHLVKGELFGRLGGEEFLIMLTDTKPSEVRERVEELHYAISNSIFLSESKKPLNVTASFAYLATSNALSDFDALYSVLDQALYQAKSNGRNCIIDAYNEPIDIPEAIYTQSVYEPTQS
- a CDS encoding TolC family outer membrane protein — translated: MNRIQTTTLGLAIAMTFPAAAQTLEQAVAFTLESNPEIKSAYNEYVSKRYVNDASGGAYRPSIDLDGGIGYEHTDLVTNTNSTDLTRKEATITLTQLIWDGANTSNDIDRTAADAESVRYQLLSNAQDIALEVTKVYLDAVKAYEVLTLSENNLATHKDIYRDIRKRVESGIGSTADMSQVEARIAKAHGNLLAAQNNLFDTHTQFKRIVGQSPLGLVFPRADTGAIPYTVDGALAKAFNQHPVIKIAQADVDSAKFQYKQSKSSNYPTVSFEAAQTWRDDAGGNEGSSDEFSAMVRLRYNLYNGGADQDRAESAAYQLNKAKDLRESTYRNVEESLRLSWSALDLTVQQKEFLSDHVDSASDTVISYEKQYRIGKRTLLDLLNTENELFEARKGYLDAKYDEQYAKYRVMNATGNLLTGLRVDIPQEWNEKVEY
- a CDS encoding OmpA family protein — translated: MKLLKAVFPLCLLVASANILAETNDEEFEYRALPESVQSYDLEDDDNDGVINARDLCVDTQIGAEIDNDGCGSYFESTEQKELHILFANNSTEINPVFLGQIRQMAAFLKRYESTTIRLQGYASKVGNAAHNLDLSKERASNVRRALISNGIQPSRVTIVGYGDTVSNEEGTKINHALNRKVVASVAGFKGNIKEEWHIFTKIGK